The following proteins are encoded in a genomic region of Desulfosporosinus youngiae DSM 17734:
- a CDS encoding (Fe-S)-binding protein: MKVSLFATCLTNAFYPEVDLTMARILQHLGHTVDVPEGQVCCGQIAFNSGYIDDAREVARTLINAFERSEVVVGPSGSCIAMIHHYYPTLFEKEPAYLKKAEDLIHKSYEFTQFIVDVLKKPDLGAHYTAKATYHPSCHATRLLGIGEAPLKLLQNVKGLELLPLPEAQLCCGFGGTFSVKMPKISEAMVAEKARHVLESGADILLGLDMGCLMNISGYLEKINKPVKTMHIIQLLGEGMKS; encoded by the coding sequence ATGAAGGTTTCCCTCTTTGCAACCTGCCTTACGAATGCCTTCTATCCAGAAGTGGATCTGACGATGGCCAGAATACTCCAACACTTGGGGCATACCGTCGATGTCCCCGAAGGGCAAGTATGTTGCGGGCAAATAGCTTTCAATTCCGGTTACATAGACGATGCCCGGGAAGTTGCCCGGACACTTATCAATGCTTTTGAACGCAGCGAAGTGGTAGTCGGTCCCAGCGGGTCGTGTATCGCGATGATTCATCACTACTACCCCACCCTCTTTGAGAAGGAACCGGCTTACCTGAAAAAAGCAGAAGACCTTATCCATAAGAGTTATGAATTCACCCAATTTATCGTCGATGTCTTGAAGAAGCCTGACCTGGGAGCACACTACACAGCAAAAGCTACCTATCATCCTTCCTGCCATGCAACCCGGCTTTTAGGCATAGGCGAAGCTCCCCTGAAATTGCTTCAAAACGTGAAGGGACTCGAACTCCTCCCCCTGCCTGAGGCCCAGCTTTGCTGCGGATTCGGCGGAACCTTTTCTGTAAAAATGCCTAAAATCTCGGAGGCAATGGTGGCCGAAAAAGCTCGGCATGTTCTCGAATCCGGCGCAGATATCCTCCTGGGACTTGATATGGGTTGTCTGATGAACATTTCCGGTTATTTAGAAAAAATCAACAAGCCCGTGAAGACTATGCATATCATTCAGTTATTGGGGGAGGGAATGAAATCATGA
- a CDS encoding thiolase family protein — translation MQEAFIIDSKRTAIGKAVKGALALVRPDDLGAYVIQDILKRVPSLNPAEIEDCVIGCSFPEGEQGMNMAKIMALRAGLPIDVPGVTINRFCSSGLQAISMAADRIRLGEADVMIGGGAESMSAVPLGGMKPAPNPYLVEHVPQAYVSMGITAENVAKKYEITREQQDAFAAASHQKAWAAQSSGRFDDEIVPVPLPMYGKPGEKWFSKDEGIRPETTAESLAKLRTAFKNGGSVTAGNSSQTSDGAAMTLLMSEQKVKALDLKPIAVWRGYAVAGVEPELMGIGPIKAIPKVLKQVGMTLDQIDLFELNEAFASQSLAILKTLGIDPAKVNVNGGAIAFGHPLGCTGAKLTATLLSEMTKRKLKYGMVTMCIGGGMGAAGIYELL, via the coding sequence ATGCAAGAAGCCTTCATTATAGATTCTAAACGGACAGCGATCGGTAAAGCGGTCAAAGGTGCCTTGGCTCTGGTTCGACCGGACGATTTAGGTGCTTATGTTATACAAGATATTCTGAAAAGGGTTCCTTCTCTCAATCCGGCTGAGATAGAAGACTGTGTTATTGGCTGCTCTTTTCCTGAAGGAGAGCAAGGGATGAATATGGCCAAGATCATGGCTCTGCGCGCTGGATTGCCCATTGATGTCCCAGGGGTAACCATCAATCGTTTTTGCTCTTCGGGTCTGCAGGCGATTTCTATGGCCGCCGACCGAATTCGTTTAGGCGAAGCAGACGTGATGATCGGCGGAGGAGCAGAGAGCATGTCAGCGGTTCCTCTCGGCGGTATGAAACCTGCACCCAATCCTTATTTAGTGGAGCATGTTCCTCAGGCCTATGTCTCAATGGGTATAACCGCTGAGAATGTGGCCAAGAAATACGAGATAACCCGTGAACAACAAGATGCGTTTGCTGCGGCAAGCCATCAAAAGGCTTGGGCTGCTCAGAGCAGCGGTCGTTTTGACGATGAGATTGTACCTGTTCCTCTTCCCATGTATGGAAAACCGGGGGAGAAGTGGTTCTCCAAAGACGAGGGGATTCGTCCCGAGACCACAGCAGAGTCCCTTGCCAAATTAAGGACAGCTTTTAAAAACGGAGGTTCCGTAACAGCAGGGAACTCGTCCCAGACTAGTGACGGTGCAGCTATGACTCTTCTGATGTCTGAACAAAAAGTCAAGGCTCTGGATTTGAAACCCATTGCTGTTTGGCGCGGATACGCTGTTGCAGGCGTGGAGCCGGAACTGATGGGCATTGGTCCGATAAAGGCTATTCCTAAAGTATTAAAGCAAGTCGGCATGACCCTTGACCAAATCGACTTATTTGAATTAAATGAAGCGTTTGCTTCCCAATCCTTGGCGATCCTTAAGACCTTAGGAATTGATCCGGCTAAGGTCAATGTCAATGGGGGAGCTATCGCCTTCGGACATCCGCTGGGCTGTACGGGTGCAAAGCTGACCGCTACTCTCCTGAGCGAAATGACCAAGCGTAAGCTGAAGTACGGTATGGTCACCATGTGTATCGGAGGCGGCATGGGAGCAGCCGGGATATACGAGTTATTGTAA
- a CDS encoding TetR/AcrR family transcriptional regulator has protein sequence MDVQREVKFQRILDAAIEAFAESGFHQCQVNKIARLAGVADGTIYLYFKSKEDILIKVFQDRMGKFIAGMSRELSRCKTTEERLETIVRTHFSYMEENRTIAIVTQLELRQSDRRVRLPINSTVSDYFNLIEGVIKQGIDCGEVPEIDTRIARQMIFGSLDEATTDWVMARSPRTLTSGIKPMLALFEGALRLSEKPKL, from the coding sequence ATGGACGTGCAGCGCGAGGTTAAATTCCAGCGGATTCTCGATGCTGCCATTGAAGCTTTTGCAGAATCCGGCTTCCACCAATGTCAAGTCAATAAGATTGCCCGCTTGGCAGGAGTCGCAGATGGTACGATTTACTTATATTTCAAAAGCAAAGAAGATATTCTCATAAAGGTTTTTCAGGATCGGATGGGGAAATTTATTGCTGGTATGAGCAGGGAACTCTCCCGGTGTAAGACGACTGAAGAACGGCTAGAGACGATTGTCAGAACCCATTTTTCCTATATGGAGGAAAACCGGACGATTGCCATTGTGACTCAATTGGAGCTCAGGCAGTCTGATCGGCGTGTACGGTTACCCATAAATAGTACAGTCTCAGATTATTTCAACCTTATTGAGGGGGTGATCAAGCAAGGTATCGATTGTGGAGAAGTTCCTGAAATTGATACACGGATTGCTCGTCAAATGATCTTCGGATCTTTAGATGAGGCCACAACCGATTGGGTGATGGCCCGAAGTCCACGGACACTTACAAGTGGTATTAAGCCCATGTTAGCTTTGTTTGAGGGCGCACTTCGGTTAAGTGAAAAACCGAAACTATAA
- a CDS encoding 3-hydroxyacyl-CoA dehydrogenase/enoyl-CoA hydratase family protein, which translates to MQIHKVAVIGSGVMGSTIAAHLANAGIPSLLLDIIPSKLSAKEEAAGLTLEDRKVRNSIAEGNKVKLLKMNPAPLFVPEFADRIEVGNLSDDLARLSEVDWVIEVVVERLDIKVDLFKKIAAHVRPGTIVSSNTSGISLKAMVSDLPESFTRYFLGTHFFNPPRYMKLLEIIPGPDTDPEIVAYLSEFGERVLGKGVVLAKDTPNFIANRIGVFGLAITLQEMIRSGLTIDEVDALTGPVMGRPKSASFRTVDLVGLDTFIHTANTVAVGVPEEKDNFTLPEFVHTMLANGWLGDKTKQGFYKKSKGPQGKVVEVLDPQTMTYVPKKKVKFASLDKAKAAGGLTEKMRTLVNGKDAGAEFAWNVLKPVLLYAATIAEDIADNLSGIDEGMCWGFNWQMGPFEIWDALGVKAVADRVVAEGGTLPPLVEKVLAEGDGRFYQKSESGQVSYFGDGQYHQKAVSPYAFSLKQAHKDGKEILGNSGASLIDLGDGVACLEFHSPSNSIGEDILTMIHKSLAEVEKNYLGMVIGNQGKNFCVGANLMQILLEAEDENWDDLDYMVRQFQNGTMALKFAKKPVVAAPFGMTLGGGAEVCLHSHAIQASSETYMGLVEVGVGLIPGGGGTKEMAIRAMEGILPGVQVSPDYFFAKRFEIVAMAQVSTSAEKARQLGFLRAHDRYSMNPDHVILDAKARVIDMARNFRPNLPTKYKIGGAGVRATLEMALNGMREGNYISDYDQHIGKKIAYAITGGDRPAGMLVDEQYLLDLEREAFMSLVGEPKTQDRIRHMLAKGKPLRN; encoded by the coding sequence ATGCAGATTCATAAAGTTGCGGTCATAGGGTCAGGCGTGATGGGCAGCACCATCGCGGCACATCTGGCCAATGCAGGAATCCCGAGTCTGTTGTTGGATATTATTCCTTCCAAGCTGTCGGCTAAAGAAGAAGCAGCCGGATTAACATTGGAGGATCGAAAGGTTCGAAATAGTATTGCAGAGGGCAATAAGGTTAAGTTATTAAAGATGAATCCCGCGCCATTATTTGTCCCGGAATTTGCAGATCGCATTGAGGTTGGAAACCTGAGCGACGATTTAGCTCGCTTAAGCGAAGTCGATTGGGTCATTGAGGTTGTGGTGGAACGCCTGGACATTAAGGTGGATCTTTTCAAGAAAATCGCTGCCCATGTCCGCCCGGGGACAATCGTCAGTTCGAACACCTCAGGGATTTCTTTGAAGGCAATGGTCAGTGATTTGCCAGAGAGCTTTACCCGCTATTTCTTAGGAACCCACTTCTTTAATCCGCCGCGCTACATGAAACTTCTGGAAATTATACCTGGCCCCGACACCGACCCGGAAATCGTTGCTTACTTATCCGAGTTTGGCGAGAGAGTCTTGGGAAAAGGGGTTGTCCTGGCCAAAGATACACCGAATTTCATCGCTAACCGCATCGGTGTCTTCGGTTTGGCAATAACTCTTCAGGAAATGATCCGTTCCGGTTTAACCATCGATGAAGTCGATGCTCTCACCGGTCCGGTGATGGGGCGTCCGAAGAGCGCCTCCTTCAGAACGGTTGATCTTGTCGGACTTGATACCTTTATTCACACAGCTAATACTGTGGCTGTAGGAGTACCTGAGGAAAAAGATAATTTTACCTTACCTGAATTTGTGCATACAATGCTGGCCAATGGCTGGCTGGGGGATAAAACCAAGCAGGGCTTCTATAAGAAGTCCAAAGGACCTCAAGGCAAAGTCGTTGAAGTTCTCGATCCTCAGACGATGACCTATGTTCCCAAGAAAAAGGTCAAGTTTGCTTCCTTAGATAAAGCTAAAGCAGCCGGCGGCTTGACGGAAAAGATGCGTACCTTGGTAAATGGCAAAGATGCGGGGGCAGAGTTTGCCTGGAATGTTTTAAAACCAGTCCTGCTCTATGCAGCGACGATTGCTGAGGATATTGCCGATAACCTTTCCGGAATTGATGAAGGTATGTGCTGGGGCTTTAACTGGCAGATGGGACCCTTCGAAATATGGGATGCCCTGGGGGTCAAAGCAGTCGCGGATCGTGTGGTCGCCGAAGGCGGAACCCTGCCTCCTCTTGTTGAAAAGGTTCTTGCGGAAGGAGACGGGCGATTCTATCAAAAATCCGAATCCGGCCAGGTCTCTTACTTTGGAGATGGACAGTATCATCAAAAAGCAGTCAGTCCCTATGCCTTTTCCCTTAAGCAGGCCCATAAAGACGGCAAGGAAATTCTGGGCAATTCCGGAGCAAGCCTGATTGACCTTGGTGATGGGGTAGCCTGCCTCGAATTTCACTCTCCGAGCAATTCGATCGGCGAAGATATTTTAACCATGATTCATAAATCCTTGGCAGAAGTCGAGAAGAACTATCTGGGAATGGTCATCGGCAATCAAGGTAAGAATTTCTGCGTAGGCGCTAATTTGATGCAGATTCTCTTAGAAGCAGAAGATGAAAACTGGGATGACCTGGACTATATGGTTCGCCAATTCCAAAACGGAACAATGGCTCTGAAATTTGCCAAAAAACCTGTGGTAGCAGCTCCTTTCGGAATGACTCTCGGCGGCGGTGCGGAAGTCTGCCTGCACTCCCACGCTATTCAAGCTTCATCGGAAACCTATATGGGTCTGGTTGAGGTTGGAGTCGGCTTAATTCCCGGCGGCGGAGGAACCAAGGAAATGGCTATACGGGCTATGGAAGGAATTCTCCCGGGAGTACAAGTATCTCCTGATTATTTCTTTGCCAAACGGTTTGAAATAGTAGCTATGGCTCAAGTTTCAACAAGTGCGGAAAAAGCGCGTCAGCTTGGTTTCCTGCGAGCCCATGACCGCTACAGCATGAATCCGGATCACGTGATATTGGATGCCAAAGCACGGGTTATTGACATGGCTCGTAATTTCAGACCTAATTTGCCAACGAAGTATAAAATCGGCGGTGCCGGCGTGCGGGCAACCTTGGAAATGGCTCTGAATGGTATGCGGGAAGGGAATTATATTTCCGATTATGATCAGCACATCGGCAAAAAAATTGCCTACGCCATAACCGGCGGAGATCGCCCGGCAGGAATGCTCGTGGATGAACAATATCTCTTAGATCTCGAACGTGAAGCCTTTATGAGCTTAGTCGGAGAACCAAAGACCCAGGATCGTATCCGCCATATGCTCGCCAAAGGCAAGCCATTACGGAATTAG
- a CDS encoding LutB/LldF family L-lactate oxidation iron-sulfur protein → MTMYNLTTDQRVDKALANDFLRQATRRATDRLRAKKYQAADELGNWEDWRAAGEAIRKHVVANLDYYLNQLIEQMEKRGVHVHLAKTPQDAVAVVRKIVSDQDAKNVLKSKSMISEEIHLNHALEQDGVAAIETDLGEYIIQIAGEPPSHIIVPAMHKTRQQVADLFEPIAGHALSSDTPTLTRFVRQQMREKFLRGDIGITGCNFAVANTGSIVMVTNEGNGRMVSTLPRVQITLMGMERIVPSFRELDILLNLLARSATGQRLSSYTTILTPPRHTADPDGPEEYHLVILDHNRSEILGDKLFRTALNCIRCGACFNVCPVYRQLGGHAYGSVYSGPIGSVITPLLEKDWKKWGHLPYFSSLCGACSEACPVRIPLHDLLVRLRMRKTQSGHTPQIEQQIFKAYRYFFTREKTLRRVLKLGARLQFPFVRNHRISGGPPPLSNWTKSRTLPMVAPKPFMQMWADLNKKR, encoded by the coding sequence ATGACTATGTATAACCTGACCACTGATCAGCGTGTGGATAAGGCCCTCGCCAATGATTTCTTACGCCAGGCCACGCGCCGGGCTACCGATCGTTTAAGAGCGAAAAAATATCAAGCCGCCGATGAACTGGGCAATTGGGAAGACTGGCGTGCCGCCGGGGAAGCCATCCGCAAACATGTTGTTGCCAACCTGGATTACTATTTAAATCAACTCATCGAACAGATGGAAAAACGCGGCGTCCATGTTCATTTAGCCAAAACCCCTCAGGATGCTGTCGCGGTTGTACGTAAAATCGTGAGCGATCAGGATGCTAAAAATGTACTCAAATCAAAGTCCATGATCTCTGAAGAAATTCATCTCAATCATGCCTTAGAACAGGATGGCGTAGCTGCCATTGAAACCGATTTAGGGGAATATATTATCCAAATTGCCGGTGAGCCTCCCTCTCACATCATTGTACCCGCCATGCACAAAACCCGCCAGCAAGTTGCGGATTTATTCGAGCCCATCGCCGGTCACGCCTTAAGCTCAGACACCCCCACTCTCACCCGCTTCGTCCGCCAGCAAATGCGCGAGAAATTTCTCCGCGGGGATATCGGGATAACCGGCTGCAATTTTGCCGTGGCAAATACGGGAAGCATCGTCATGGTGACCAACGAAGGAAACGGACGAATGGTAAGCACACTTCCCCGGGTTCAAATCACGCTCATGGGCATGGAGCGCATCGTCCCCTCCTTCCGTGAACTTGATATTCTGCTGAATTTGCTCGCCCGCAGTGCCACAGGCCAGCGTCTTTCCAGTTATACAACCATCCTTACTCCCCCCAGGCACACAGCCGATCCGGATGGTCCGGAAGAATACCACCTGGTGATCCTCGATCACAATCGCTCGGAAATTCTTGGCGACAAACTGTTTCGCACAGCCTTAAACTGCATCCGCTGCGGAGCATGCTTTAATGTCTGCCCAGTCTACCGCCAGCTTGGCGGGCATGCTTATGGTTCCGTATACTCCGGCCCCATCGGATCTGTGATCACTCCCTTATTGGAGAAAGACTGGAAAAAGTGGGGTCATCTGCCCTATTTCTCCTCATTATGCGGAGCTTGTTCAGAAGCTTGTCCCGTACGAATCCCTCTCCATGACCTCTTAGTAAGACTTCGGATGCGAAAAACCCAGAGCGGACACACTCCTCAAATCGAGCAGCAGATCTTTAAAGCCTACCGCTACTTCTTTACCCGTGAAAAAACCTTGCGCAGAGTACTTAAGCTAGGTGCCCGGCTGCAATTTCCCTTTGTCCGGAATCACCGGATCTCCGGCGGTCCCCCGCCGCTTTCCAACTGGACCAAAAGCCGCACTCTTCCTATGGTCGCACCTAAACCCTTCATGCAGATGTGGGCTGATCTAAATAAAAAGAGGTGA